A portion of the Catalinimonas alkaloidigena genome contains these proteins:
- a CDS encoding SusC/RagA family TonB-linked outer membrane protein, with product MKQFVRQLQRSTCFWLTCCLCTTSLSAQDLALVGGGGEHPAQPSNQVVYIPLQQALEELEQEFKVNISYRQDLIARQKVMRPSAAKGSLEERLERMLAPLNLSYKKVSVNSYAIGNKARSGTQSLRPTHPQSALSPVMRDLQTLQLQLAEQKDVRVTGIIKDASGEGIPGVNVLEKGTTNGTITDVQGRYSLTVGNNATLVLSAVGYMSQEVAVNNRSVIDITMEEDVKALEEIVVVGYGSQEKRDITGAIASVSSREIQELPIANAQQALQGRAAGVEVVTVGNRPGQGVQVRVRGRRSFTAGNDPLYVVDGIPFSGDFGDINSNDIQSMDVLKDASATAIYGSRGSNGVVLVTTRRGKPGKTEVAYSGYYGPSYAYGTVDLMNGEEFAEYKRESRRALVNPKYTAPTGVVDPVQDANLFEAVELANINNGYSWTDYQNLILRTGHRQDHNLSVSGGNDKTTFYLSGSFFNDVGVTKTQDYRRNTVRVNIDHQLNDRFRVGAFTLLGYSVQNWGPNPWGTALRENPLGKPFEDDGSLRFRPTSDGLQTNPLADLVENAYIDENRRYRIFPSLYASAEVTKDLNFRVNFGPDINLRRNGLFQGRYTQARAEGAPLARVLNWNTFAYTFENVLTYQRDFGDIHNLTATGLFSIQQQRDEYSGIEVLDQPYESALFYNLGTAPLINAKASDLSEWGIVSFMGRVQYGLLNRYLLTLTMRADGSSRLAEGNKWGYFPSAALGWRIVDEPFMQSQSVFDELKLRASYGVVGNTNGLRPYITQGALGQTFYAWDNTPAFGFQPNLIRNPNLKWESTATFNVGLDFGLLRNRIFGSFEVYNSNTKDLIMNQQLPTSSGFTQVQRNVGATQVRGMELMVSTVNIDSPGGFKWTTDFNVNVYREKITELYGGQSDDVGSGWFIGYPMTVFFDYEKVGIWQTSEETVAAQYGQRPGEVKVRDQDNNGIIDGNDRVILGTDQPDWTGGMTNRFSYKGFELSAFIFTRQGNLINNTFYTTNNSLAGRYNNVDIDYWTPINPTNAFPRPNQDQESPRYQSTLGYVNGSFVKIRNITLAYNLPSELLKKTGFMSSARIYVSALNPYIFADKSFKNIDPEVTRTPEDNQERTAQVGADTPSIRLYTVGVNIKL from the coding sequence ATGAAACAATTTGTACGCCAATTGCAGCGTAGCACGTGCTTCTGGCTTACGTGCTGCCTGTGCACCACATCGCTCTCGGCGCAGGACCTGGCGCTGGTCGGGGGCGGGGGGGAGCACCCCGCACAGCCCAGTAATCAGGTCGTCTACATCCCTTTGCAACAGGCTCTGGAAGAACTGGAGCAGGAATTCAAAGTCAACATCAGCTATCGCCAGGACCTGATCGCCCGGCAGAAAGTCATGCGGCCTTCGGCGGCCAAAGGCTCGCTGGAAGAGCGCCTGGAGCGCATGCTCGCGCCGCTGAACCTTTCTTATAAAAAAGTAAGCGTAAACAGCTACGCCATCGGCAATAAAGCCCGCTCGGGTACCCAAAGCCTGAGACCCACCCACCCGCAGTCGGCGCTGTCGCCCGTCATGCGCGATTTGCAAACCCTACAATTGCAACTCGCCGAGCAAAAAGACGTGCGCGTGACCGGGATCATCAAAGACGCCAGCGGGGAAGGCATTCCCGGCGTGAACGTGCTGGAAAAAGGCACCACCAACGGGACCATCACCGACGTGCAGGGCCGCTATTCGCTGACCGTCGGCAACAACGCCACGCTGGTGTTAAGCGCCGTGGGGTACATGTCGCAGGAAGTGGCCGTGAACAACCGCAGTGTGATCGACATCACGATGGAAGAAGACGTGAAAGCCCTGGAAGAGATCGTGGTGGTGGGGTACGGATCGCAGGAAAAGCGTGACATCACCGGCGCCATCGCGTCCGTCTCGTCGCGCGAAATTCAGGAGTTGCCCATTGCCAACGCACAGCAGGCGTTGCAGGGCCGCGCCGCCGGGGTAGAAGTGGTCACGGTCGGCAACCGTCCGGGACAGGGGGTGCAGGTCCGTGTACGCGGGCGTCGTTCGTTTACCGCGGGGAACGATCCGCTCTACGTAGTGGACGGAATTCCGTTTTCGGGCGATTTCGGAGACATCAACTCCAACGATATCCAGTCGATGGACGTGCTGAAAGATGCTTCGGCCACCGCCATTTACGGATCGCGGGGCTCGAATGGCGTGGTGCTGGTCACGACCCGACGCGGAAAACCCGGAAAAACCGAAGTGGCGTATTCCGGCTATTACGGCCCGTCGTATGCCTACGGAACGGTCGACCTGATGAACGGCGAAGAGTTTGCCGAATACAAGCGCGAATCGCGCCGGGCGCTGGTCAATCCCAAATACACGGCTCCGACCGGCGTAGTGGACCCCGTGCAGGACGCCAACCTGTTTGAGGCCGTCGAACTGGCCAACATCAACAACGGCTACAGCTGGACCGACTACCAGAACCTGATTCTGCGGACCGGCCACCGGCAGGACCACAACCTCTCAGTATCGGGCGGGAACGACAAAACCACGTTCTACCTGTCAGGAAGCTTTTTCAACGACGTAGGGGTCACCAAAACGCAGGATTACCGGCGGAATACCGTTCGGGTCAACATAGATCACCAACTCAACGATCGGTTCAGAGTCGGTGCCTTTACGCTGCTGGGGTATTCGGTACAAAACTGGGGCCCGAACCCCTGGGGCACGGCCCTGCGCGAAAACCCGCTGGGCAAGCCTTTTGAAGACGACGGTTCGTTGCGGTTCCGGCCCACGTCGGACGGTCTGCAGACCAACCCATTGGCCGATCTGGTGGAGAATGCATACATCGACGAAAACCGTCGGTACCGCATCTTCCCGAGCTTGTATGCTTCCGCAGAAGTGACCAAGGATCTGAACTTCCGCGTCAACTTCGGCCCCGACATCAACCTGCGCCGGAACGGCCTGTTCCAGGGACGCTACACCCAGGCCCGTGCCGAAGGCGCGCCGCTGGCCCGGGTGCTCAACTGGAACACCTTCGCCTACACGTTCGAGAACGTCTTGACCTACCAGCGTGACTTTGGCGACATCCACAATCTGACGGCGACCGGCCTGTTTTCCATTCAGCAGCAACGCGACGAATACAGTGGGATCGAAGTGCTGGACCAGCCTTACGAGTCGGCGCTGTTCTACAACCTGGGAACGGCCCCGCTGATCAACGCCAAAGCCTCTGATCTGAGCGAATGGGGCATTGTGTCGTTTATGGGACGTGTGCAGTACGGCCTTCTGAACCGCTACCTGTTGACCCTGACCATGCGGGCCGACGGTTCGTCTCGTCTGGCGGAAGGCAACAAATGGGGGTATTTCCCGTCGGCGGCACTGGGCTGGCGCATCGTAGACGAGCCCTTTATGCAGTCGCAAAGCGTGTTCGACGAACTGAAACTGCGCGCCAGCTACGGCGTGGTCGGCAACACCAACGGCTTGCGTCCTTACATTACGCAGGGTGCGCTCGGACAAACGTTCTACGCCTGGGACAACACGCCGGCATTTGGCTTCCAGCCCAACCTGATTCGGAACCCGAACCTGAAATGGGAAAGCACCGCCACGTTTAACGTGGGTCTGGACTTCGGCTTGCTGCGCAACCGCATTTTTGGTTCGTTCGAGGTCTACAATTCCAACACCAAGGACCTGATCATGAACCAGCAACTACCTACCTCGTCGGGCTTTACGCAGGTGCAGCGGAACGTGGGCGCCACGCAGGTTCGGGGCATGGAGCTGATGGTTTCGACGGTAAACATCGACAGCCCGGGCGGCTTTAAGTGGACAACCGACTTCAACGTAAACGTCTACCGCGAAAAGATCACGGAACTCTACGGTGGTCAGTCGGACGACGTCGGAAGCGGCTGGTTCATCGGGTATCCCATGACGGTGTTCTTCGATTACGAAAAAGTCGGGATCTGGCAGACCAGCGAAGAGACCGTTGCTGCACAGTACGGACAGCGCCCCGGCGAAGTCAAAGTGCGTGACCAGGACAACAACGGCATCATCGACGGCAACGACCGCGTGATTCTGGGAACCGACCAGCCCGATTGGACCGGAGGCATGACCAACCGCTTCTCGTACAAAGGCTTCGAACTGTCGGCGTTCATTTTCACGCGGCAGGGCAACCTGATCAACAACACGTTCTACACCACCAACAACTCGTTGGCCGGACGTTACAACAACGTGGACATCGACTACTGGACGCCCATCAACCCGACCAACGCGTTCCCGCGCCCGAACCAAGACCAGGAATCGCCGCGCTACCAGTCGACCCTGGGGTACGTAAACGGCTCTTTCGTCAAAATCCGGAACATCACCCTGGCGTACAACCTGCCTTCCGAGTTGCTGAAGAAAACCGGGTTTATGAGTTCGGCACGGATCTACGTCTCGGCTCTGAACCCGTACATCTTCGCCGACAAGTCGTTCAAGAACATCGACCCGGAAGTGACCCGGACACCGGAAGACAACCAGGAGCGCACGGCGCAAGTCGGTGCCGATACGCCTAGCATCCGTCTCTATACCGTGGGTGTGAACATCAAACTCTAA
- a CDS encoding FecR family protein has translation MKYDHYTVEDLAADPHFRQWVVSPTPELTEFWDEWICGHPDRHERADEARELVLVLQSDAVEVPPVQVQRAWERLDRQLTQQEGAARQRRLHWYRWAAAACLVLGVVGGGWIWWQNTPLSYTTAYGETREVVLPDGSRVVLNANSTLRLQGSWATSAWTRGTDTDREVWLEGEAFFNVCRQHVDHQPVKFRVYTPDLTIEVLGTQFNVTNRDEATQVVLKSGKVRLALRNEQDEEIMMQPGDLVAYSRAEHHLKQRVVVPERYEAWTEGKLVLDDVTLQTVADEIEAIYGIEVVIKDDSLKAMKLGGTLYTENLNQLLDALVFTTGVQVQHHDHQILIRK, from the coding sequence ATGAAATACGATCACTACACTGTTGAAGACCTGGCTGCTGATCCGCACTTCCGGCAGTGGGTAGTGAGTCCTACTCCTGAGCTGACCGAGTTCTGGGATGAGTGGATCTGTGGGCATCCGGACCGCCACGAACGGGCCGACGAAGCGCGCGAACTGGTGCTGGTGTTGCAGAGCGACGCAGTGGAGGTGCCACCCGTACAGGTACAACGCGCCTGGGAACGGCTCGACCGGCAACTGACGCAACAGGAAGGCGCTGCCCGGCAGCGGCGTCTCCACTGGTACCGCTGGGCGGCCGCAGCCTGCCTGGTGCTAGGCGTGGTGGGCGGTGGATGGATCTGGTGGCAAAATACACCCCTGTCTTATACGACTGCCTATGGCGAAACCCGCGAAGTGGTGCTGCCCGACGGTTCACGGGTCGTGCTCAATGCCAATTCTACATTGCGCCTGCAAGGCAGTTGGGCTACGTCCGCCTGGACCCGCGGGACGGACACCGACCGGGAAGTGTGGCTGGAGGGCGAGGCATTTTTCAACGTGTGTCGCCAGCACGTCGACCACCAGCCCGTCAAGTTTCGGGTCTACACGCCCGACCTGACCATCGAAGTCCTGGGCACGCAATTCAACGTGACCAACCGCGACGAAGCCACCCAGGTGGTGCTCAAAAGTGGGAAAGTCAGGCTGGCGCTGCGCAACGAACAGGACGAAGAAATTATGATGCAGCCCGGCGACCTGGTGGCGTATTCGCGCGCGGAGCATCACTTAAAGCAGAGGGTGGTGGTGCCCGAGCGGTACGAAGCCTGGACCGAAGGCAAGCTGGTCTTGGACGACGTTACGCTGCAAACCGTCGCCGACGAAATCGAAGCCATCTACGGGATTGAAGTGGTGATTAAAGACGATAGCCTCAAAGCCATGAAGTTGGGAGGGACCCTCTACACCGAAAACCTCAACCAGCTTCTCGATGCTCTGGTGTTCACCACCGGGGTGCAGGTTCAGCACCACGATCATCAGATTCTTATTCGCAAGTAA
- a CDS encoding RNA polymerase sigma factor codes for MAAHHHTAAEELHLWQQFRAGQRAALAQLFHTYYKSLYNYGLKIIQDDALVEDAIQEMFLDLWRGRQKLSGEIRSVKLYLIISFRRTLLRRKSRFQVFASRQPVETLHGLAPSGEEVLIRNQTDAYREQLVRQELIALPQRQREVIHLRFYQELSFDEIADLMQMNVQSVRNLLFRALTRLRKNQTLHDQLSSSLLSLPLLLSGLLLG; via the coding sequence ATGGCAGCTCACCACCATACCGCCGCCGAGGAACTCCACTTATGGCAGCAGTTTCGTGCCGGCCAACGTGCCGCCCTCGCACAGCTGTTCCATACGTATTATAAGTCCCTCTACAACTACGGTCTAAAAATTATTCAGGATGACGCGCTGGTCGAAGACGCCATTCAGGAAATGTTTCTGGATTTGTGGCGCGGCCGCCAAAAACTGAGCGGCGAAATTCGCTCCGTCAAACTCTACCTGATCATTTCGTTCCGCCGTACGCTGCTCCGCCGCAAAAGTCGCTTTCAGGTGTTTGCCTCGCGGCAACCCGTCGAAACCCTGCACGGCCTTGCGCCATCGGGCGAAGAGGTGCTGATCCGGAACCAGACCGACGCCTACCGCGAGCAGCTTGTGCGCCAGGAACTGATCGCGCTGCCGCAACGGCAGCGGGAGGTGATCCACCTGCGCTTCTACCAGGAGCTGTCGTTTGACGAAATCGCCGACCTGATGCAGATGAACGTCCAATCGGTACGGAACCTGCTGTTTCGGGCCCTGACCCGCTTGCGCAAAAATCAAACGTTGCACGATCAGCTCAGCAGTAGCCTGCTGAGTTTGCCTTTGCTGCTCAGCGGACTACTACTGGGCTAA
- a CDS encoding SusD/RagB family nutrient-binding outer membrane lipoprotein codes for MTLHTFQRLGMRTLLAASLLLAQACDMTDLDINTDPNNPLQAGPDLLLSSVLYSASNTFAGGLNQNAHGFVGILSSADRFDLNNASYNGTWNTLYSGPLKDLDALLKSTDPSVTDSPHYLGVAQILKAYYFSLMTDLWGDVPYTEAFNGNAEAQVKFPKYDAGAEIYASAIALLQAGIENLSKTTPQPIDRDADLIYGGRVALWQKAGRSLLLRLLLQQRRVNDVKGQVEALLADPSQLISSASDNFVFQFGAQGNLNSQLDPTHPWYQSAYRGAENGFSYFSHQFMVEMLDNDDPRVPYYLLRQTSDILDQDNPTDRQTTPCSQVAGCVYGYIVLNPNMTQRLYGKNPDELSDEERDLLAGIFGRDRSDPSGVPLDGSLRTAPATYPAAGLYGEAVSPAGNNRGAGNGVFPMLTTWMVKFYQIEAILTMGVPGDARAVFEEAMTEAIDYVANFSSSISTNAPAASGLTEERDAYVARWLSRYDNAASDGQKLNVVLKQAWFSNFGNGYEIYNAFRRTGYPNDIQTPVSPTPRNFALRLPYAQDDLTLNQNAPQSPPPFDSPDGAVFWDVLKFQS; via the coding sequence ATGACTCTCCATACTTTCCAACGCTTGGGCATGCGTACCCTGCTGGCGGCGTCCCTGTTGCTGGCGCAGGCGTGCGACATGACCGACCTCGACATCAACACGGACCCTAACAATCCCCTGCAGGCCGGCCCCGACCTGCTGCTGTCGAGTGTGTTGTACAGTGCTTCCAACACCTTCGCCGGCGGGTTGAACCAGAACGCGCACGGCTTCGTGGGCATTCTCAGCTCGGCCGACCGGTTCGACCTGAACAACGCTTCGTACAACGGCACCTGGAACACCTTGTATTCAGGACCGCTCAAAGACCTGGATGCGTTGCTGAAATCGACCGACCCGAGCGTGACCGATAGTCCGCATTACCTGGGCGTAGCGCAAATCCTGAAGGCGTACTACTTCAGCCTGATGACCGATCTGTGGGGCGATGTGCCTTACACGGAGGCATTCAACGGCAATGCCGAAGCGCAGGTCAAGTTTCCGAAATACGACGCTGGCGCGGAGATCTACGCGTCGGCCATCGCGCTGTTGCAGGCCGGAATCGAAAACCTGTCCAAAACTACGCCGCAGCCCATCGATCGCGACGCCGACCTGATTTACGGCGGCCGAGTGGCCCTTTGGCAAAAGGCGGGGCGTTCGTTGTTGCTGCGGCTGCTGTTGCAGCAACGGCGGGTGAACGACGTCAAAGGTCAGGTGGAAGCCCTGCTGGCCGATCCGTCGCAACTGATCAGCAGCGCCAGCGACAACTTCGTGTTTCAGTTCGGGGCGCAGGGCAACCTGAATTCCCAGCTGGACCCGACGCATCCGTGGTACCAGAGTGCTTACCGGGGTGCTGAGAACGGGTTTTCCTACTTCAGCCACCAGTTTATGGTGGAGATGCTCGACAACGACGACCCTCGGGTGCCGTATTACCTGCTCCGCCAAACGTCGGACATCCTGGACCAGGACAACCCGACCGACCGGCAGACGACCCCGTGTTCGCAGGTGGCGGGATGTGTGTACGGCTACATCGTGCTGAACCCCAACATGACGCAACGCCTCTACGGCAAAAATCCGGACGAGCTGTCGGACGAAGAGCGCGATCTGCTGGCCGGCATTTTCGGGCGCGACCGCAGCGACCCGTCGGGCGTGCCGCTCGACGGAAGCTTGCGTACGGCGCCGGCTACCTACCCTGCGGCTGGTTTGTACGGCGAGGCCGTATCGCCGGCGGGCAATAACCGGGGCGCGGGCAACGGGGTCTTCCCGATGCTGACGACCTGGATGGTGAAGTTCTACCAGATTGAGGCGATTCTGACGATGGGCGTTCCGGGCGATGCGCGGGCCGTATTTGAGGAGGCCATGACCGAAGCGATCGATTATGTGGCCAACTTTTCGAGCAGCATCTCCACCAACGCTCCAGCGGCCAGCGGCCTCACCGAGGAGCGCGATGCCTACGTGGCCCGGTGGCTCAGCCGCTACGACAATGCCGCGAGCGACGGACAGAAGTTGAACGTGGTGTTGAAACAAGCCTGGTTCAGCAACTTTGGCAACGGCTACGAGATCTACAATGCGTTTCGCCGGACCGGCTATCCGAACGACATCCAGACGCCGGTATCGCCCACGCCGCGCAACTTCGCGTTGCGTCTTCCCTATGCGCAGGACGACCTCACCCTGAACCAGAACGCTCCGCAAAGTCCGCCCCCGTTCGATTCCCCCGACGGCGCGGTATTCTGGGATGTACTCAAGTTTCAATCCTAA
- a CDS encoding SusC/RagA family TonB-linked outer membrane protein, which produces MKRKLQFLGVVLALLSITYAGRAQERTVTGTVTDVIDNSPLPGAAVFIKGTTSGTTTDINGKYSIAVPSGATLVFSFVGLTSQEVEVGSRSVVDVVMQSDATELAEVVVTAIGIEREKKALGYAVTNLDNTLITQRSEPDPVRTLQGKIPGVNIQGGGGAPGQATKINIRGVSSLTGNTQPLFVVDGVPFDNSVNASTGASGGTQYSNRLFDLDPNNIESLTVLKGAAAAALYGSRATNGAIIITTKAAKKGVKKGMEVTYSSSYSREEISGIPDYQNIYTQGSNQNYNGGFIGNWGAPFPEYVDQLNAQYGTNYSKTYAPGYPEGTVPHPLVANSFGIGQGYRNVFPELMEEDPNNPGSLRPVPVELKSYDIIGGFFEAGNLFENSLNISSSTDKTTLIGTVSRMDNDGIVPNSKTSRTNLSFGGNGVLANGLFLSGNVNYVNTQQQTPQSGSSFFFDYTGSGTSSIYSRIFYLPRNYNLMGYPFENPVTGDNVFYRSLDNPRWIAEYNLYNSVVNRVFGTINLSYDVAPWLNLMAKGGINTYTENRRNIVRPGGTVIPSGEVWTDDLTNTEQDYNFIATLSKDFSETFAFRGIVGTNLNQRQFSQRRVTGTGIIQTGLNITNATTTQVVNRDYTRLRRFYAIYSDLQFSYRDLLFLNLTGRNDWSSTLPVSDNSYFYPGISSSFIFTEALQGLPTWIDYGKIRASATKVGNDATPYLTNTYYSIQTPFEGVNRATLGNTLGNPNLKPEFTTEYEAGIEARVFGGRIGLDFTYFHRTSTNQIIDQSRIPASSGFNYEVINAGELLNKGIEVGLDVTPIKTKSGFVWNTFFSFTRIRSIVVDAGVEGGTLFIGGPFSTLGVVHRSGEQYGQIFGSKNTRDAEGNLLINEVSGLPFVLPSSEIIGNPNPDFLLGINNTFSFKNFTLTALIDWKQGGQLFSSSAASLLLRGQLKMSEDREGLRVVPGVYGNPQTYEPILDDQGNEIRNTTAVTSFDYHFSNGFGAYGADETNVYDATVIRLREVTLGYSFPQTLLSKTPLGSARISISGRNLFWVAPNMLEGLNMDPEVLAEFPDSNIQGFEYGATPTTRRYGVNLSVTF; this is translated from the coding sequence TAAGGGTACCACTTCAGGCACCACAACCGACATCAACGGCAAGTACTCGATTGCTGTGCCTTCGGGTGCTACGCTCGTGTTCAGTTTTGTGGGCCTCACGTCGCAGGAAGTAGAAGTCGGGTCGCGGTCTGTGGTCGATGTGGTGATGCAGTCGGACGCCACCGAGTTGGCCGAGGTCGTCGTCACGGCCATCGGGATTGAGCGCGAGAAAAAAGCGCTGGGCTACGCAGTGACCAACCTGGACAACACGCTGATTACGCAACGCTCCGAGCCCGACCCCGTGCGGACGCTCCAGGGCAAAATCCCCGGGGTAAACATCCAGGGTGGGGGCGGTGCACCCGGCCAGGCGACCAAGATCAACATCCGGGGCGTTTCGTCGCTGACGGGCAACACGCAGCCGCTCTTTGTGGTAGACGGCGTGCCGTTCGACAACTCGGTGAACGCCTCTACCGGCGCTTCGGGCGGCACGCAGTATTCGAACCGGCTGTTCGACCTGGACCCCAACAACATCGAGTCGCTGACGGTCCTGAAGGGCGCAGCGGCGGCGGCCCTGTACGGCTCACGCGCCACCAACGGCGCTATCATCATCACGACCAAAGCCGCCAAGAAGGGTGTGAAAAAGGGGATGGAGGTGACCTATTCCTCGTCGTATTCGCGGGAAGAAATCTCGGGCATTCCCGACTACCAGAACATTTACACGCAGGGGTCGAATCAGAACTACAACGGCGGTTTCATCGGGAACTGGGGGGCGCCCTTTCCGGAGTATGTCGACCAGTTGAATGCGCAATACGGTACCAACTACTCGAAAACGTACGCGCCCGGCTACCCGGAAGGGACGGTGCCGCATCCGCTGGTGGCCAACTCGTTCGGGATCGGGCAGGGGTATCGTAACGTGTTTCCGGAATTGATGGAAGAAGACCCGAACAACCCGGGTTCGTTGCGGCCCGTGCCGGTAGAGTTGAAGTCGTACGACATCATCGGTGGCTTTTTCGAGGCCGGCAACCTGTTCGAAAACAGTCTGAACATCAGTTCATCGACCGACAAAACAACGCTGATCGGTACGGTTTCGCGCATGGACAACGACGGCATTGTTCCCAATTCGAAGACATCGCGCACCAACCTCTCGTTCGGGGGCAATGGCGTGCTGGCCAACGGCCTGTTTCTGTCGGGCAACGTCAACTACGTGAACACGCAGCAGCAGACGCCACAGAGCGGTTCCAGTTTCTTCTTCGACTATACGGGCAGCGGCACGTCGTCCATCTACTCGCGGATTTTCTACCTGCCGCGGAACTACAACCTGATGGGCTATCCGTTCGAAAACCCCGTGACGGGCGACAACGTCTTCTACCGCTCGCTCGACAACCCGCGCTGGATCGCTGAATACAACCTGTACAACAGCGTGGTGAACCGGGTATTTGGAACGATCAACCTGAGCTACGACGTGGCGCCCTGGCTGAACCTGATGGCAAAAGGCGGGATCAACACTTATACGGAAAACCGGCGGAACATCGTGCGGCCCGGGGGGACGGTCATCCCGTCGGGTGAGGTCTGGACGGACGACCTGACCAACACGGAGCAGGACTACAACTTTATTGCGACCCTCTCGAAAGATTTCAGCGAAACGTTTGCCTTCCGGGGCATCGTCGGGACCAACCTGAACCAACGGCAGTTTAGCCAGCGGCGAGTGACGGGCACCGGCATCATCCAGACGGGGCTGAACATCACGAACGCCACCACGACGCAGGTCGTAAACCGCGACTACACGCGCCTGCGCCGGTTTTACGCGATCTACAGCGACTTGCAGTTTTCGTACCGCGACCTCCTGTTCCTGAACCTGACGGGGCGCAATGACTGGTCGTCGACGCTGCCCGTTAGCGACAACAGTTACTTCTATCCGGGCATCAGTTCGTCGTTCATCTTCACGGAAGCCCTTCAGGGACTGCCGACCTGGATCGACTACGGGAAAATCCGCGCTTCGGCCACGAAGGTGGGGAACGACGCTACGCCGTACCTGACCAATACGTACTACAGCATCCAGACGCCGTTCGAAGGGGTGAACCGTGCCACGCTGGGCAATACGCTCGGCAACCCGAACCTGAAACCGGAGTTCACGACCGAGTACGAAGCGGGGATTGAAGCCCGCGTGTTCGGCGGTCGGATCGGCCTTGATTTCACGTACTTCCACCGCACGTCGACAAACCAGATCATCGACCAGAGCCGCATCCCGGCCTCGTCGGGGTTCAACTACGAGGTGATCAACGCGGGCGAGCTGCTCAACAAGGGCATTGAAGTCGGGCTGGACGTGACGCCTATCAAAACCAAAAGCGGGTTTGTCTGGAACACGTTCTTCTCGTTCACCCGCATCCGGTCCATCGTGGTGGACGCCGGGGTCGAGGGGGGGACGCTCTTCATTGGCGGGCCGTTTTCGACCCTGGGCGTGGTGCACCGCAGTGGCGAGCAGTACGGGCAAATTTTCGGTTCGAAAAACACGCGCGATGCAGAGGGCAATCTGCTGATCAACGAAGTCAGCGGCCTGCCGTTCGTGCTGCCGTCGTCCGAAATCATCGGCAATCCGAATCCCGATTTTCTGCTGGGCATCAACAACACGTTTTCGTTCAAAAACTTTACCCTGACGGCGCTGATCGACTGGAAGCAGGGCGGGCAACTCTTCTCCAGTTCGGCGGCTTCGCTGCTGTTGCGCGGACAGTTGAAGATGTCGGAAGACCGCGAAGGCCTGCGCGTGGTGCCGGGCGTGTACGGCAATCCACAGACCTACGAACCCATTCTGGACGATCAGGGGAACGAAATCAGGAATACGACGGCCGTTACCTCGTTCGATTACCATTTCTCGAACGGGTTCGGGGCCTACGGTGCGGACGAAACCAACGTCTACGACGCCACGGTGATCCGCCTGCGGGAAGTAACGCTGGGCTACAGTTTTCCGCAGACCCTCCTGAGCAAAACGCCGCTGGGCTCGGCCCGCATCTCCATTTCGGGGCGGAACTTGTTTTGGGTGGCACCCAACATGCTCGAAGGCCTGAACATGGACCCCGAAGTGCTGGCCGAATTCCCGGATTCCAACATCCAGGGGTTTGAGTACGGCGCTACGCCGACCACCCGCCGCTACGGTGTCAACTTATCTGTCACGTTCTAA